Proteins encoded in a region of the Podarcis muralis chromosome 2, rPodMur119.hap1.1, whole genome shotgun sequence genome:
- the LOC114591309 gene encoding uncharacterized protein LOC114591309 isoform X2, whose translation MSPMCVLFHQGDAGIPGEPGIQGPKGEQGSIGPIGEKGNEGLPGPKGKQGSIGPMGDKGIDGKPGPKGEPGSPGPKGDKGKDGLPGPKGEPGSVGPMGEKGIDGLPGPKGKQGSVGPMGDKGIDGLPGPKGEPGSVGPMGDKGIDGLPGPKGEAGSVGPMGDKGIDGLPGPKGEAGSVGPMGDKGIDGLPGPKGEPGSPGPVGERGIDGLPGSKGEPGSPGPVGERGIDGLPGPMGEPGSPGPVGERGIDGLPGAKGEPGNIGPVGKRGMSGLPGPKGNRGSIGPTGERGMDGLPGPKGNPGSIGQTGEKGIKGQPGARGKRGSAGSVGERGIDGLPGPKGEPGSIGPMGEKGLDGLAGPKGEPGSPGPIGEKGIDGLPGPKGEPGGNGSVGDKCIDGLPGPKGEPGSPGPTGDKGIDGLPGPKGEPGSVGPMGEKGTDGLPGPKGEPGSVGPIGVNGINGLPGPKGEPGERGADGHIGPRGPPGLKGEQGDTVVIDYDGRILEALKAAGKLRLTGPPGPQGPPGPQGAPGPKGELGLPGPPGVDGEKGPKGSKGDQGSSGLIGQKGEKGDVGMGGLPGPKGLKGDQGNPGIAGERGETGEMGLSGPPGIDGPKGEPGTPCEKDLVQIIAEPGPPGVPGLPGPPGPTGPQGIQGHKGPQGIQGHKGSDGAKGAKGESGHKGEKGVPGPHGPAGTPGLIGLPGTKGEKGKPGEPGLDGFPGLRGEKGEKSERGEKGERGLPGRKGAKGQKGEPGPPGLDQPCPVFIFKGEPGLPELDGVDMLCPLGPDGLPVPGCWHKPQIEMEEKMKKKKKLQP comes from the exons A TGTCACCTATGTGTGTTCTATTTCATCAGGGTGATGCTGGAATCCCAGGAGAACCAGGGATTCAAGGGCCAAAG GGAGAACAAGGAAGTATTGGGCCCATAGGCGAGAAGGGCAATGAAGGACTACCAGGGCCAAAG GGAAAACAAGGAAGCATTGGCCCAATGGGAGACAAAGGCATAGACGGTAAACCAGGGCCAAAG GGGGAACCTGGAAGCCCTGGCCCAAAGGGAGACAAAGGCAAAGATGGTCTACCAGGGCCAAAG GGAGAACCAGGAAGTGTTGGCCCAATGGGAGAGAAAGGAATAGATGGTCTACCAGGGCCAAAG GGAAAACAAGGAAGCGTTGGCCCAATGGGAGATAAAGGAATAGATGGTCTACCAGGGCCAAAG GGAGAACCAGGAAGTGTTGGCCcaatgggagacaaaggaataGATGGTCTACCAGGGCCAAAG GGAGAAGCAGGAAGTGTTGGCCcaatgggagacaaaggaataGATGGTCTACCAGGGCCAAAG GGAGAAGCAGGAAGTGTTGGCCcaatgggagacaaaggaataGATGGTCTACCAGGGCCAAAG GGAGAACCAGGAAGTCCTGGCCCAGTAGGGGAGAGAGGCATAGATGGTCTACCAGGGTCAAAG GGAGAACCAGGAAGTCCTGGCCCAGTAGGGGAGAGAGGCATAGATGGTCTACCAGGGCCAATG GGAGAACCAGGAAGTCCTGGCCCAGTAGGGGAGAGAGGCATAGATGGTCTACCAGGGGCAAAG GGAGAACCAGGAAACATTGGCCCTGTGGGAAAAAGAGGCATGAGTGGTCTACCAGGGCCAAAG GGAAACCGGGGAAGCATTGGCCCAACAGGGGAGAGAGGCATGGATGGGCTACCAGGGCCAAAG GGAAATCCAGGAAGCATTGGTCAGACTGGGGAAAAAGGCATAAAAGGGCAACCAGGAGCAAGG GGAAAACGAGGAAGCGCTGGCTCAGTGGGAGAGAGAGGCATAGATGGGCTACCAGGGCCTAAG GGAGAACCCGGAAGCATTGGCCCAATGGGAGAGAAAGGCTTAGATGGTCTAGCAGGGCCGAAG GGTGAACCAGGAAGCCCTGGTCCAATAGGAGAGAAAGGCATAGATGGTCTCCCAGGGCCAAAG GGAGAACCAGGAGGCAATGGCTCAGTAGGAGACAAGTGCATTGATGGGCTACCAGGGCCAAAG GGAGAACCTGGAAGCCCTGGCCCGACAGGAGACAAAGGCATAGATGGTCTACCAGGGCCAAAG GGAGAACCAGGAAGTGTTGGCCCAATGGGAGAGAAAGGCACAGATGGCCTTCCAGGGCCAAAG GGAGAACCAGGAAGTGTTGGCCCAATAGGAGTGAATGGAATAAATGGTCTACCAGGGCCAAAG GGTGAACCTGGTGAAAGAGGAGCAGATGGACACATTGGGCCAAGG gGTCCTCCAGGCCTGAAAGGAGAACAGGGTGATACAGTAGTAATTGACTACGATGGTAGAATCTTGGAAGCTCTCAAG GCTGCAGGGAAACTCAGATTGACG GGCCCGCCAGGTCCCCAGGGGCCTCCAGGCCCCCAAGGAGCTCCAGGACCAAAG GGGGAACTTGGATTGCCTGGCCCACCTGGCGTTGATGGAGAGAAG GGTCCTAAAGGTTCGAAAGGAGACCAAGGAAGCTCTGGACTCATAGgacaaaaaggagagaaaggagaTGTTGGCATGGGTGGTCTCCCA GGTCCGAAAGGATTAAAAGGAGACCAAGGAAACCCTGGAATagcgggagagagaggagagacaggAGAAATGGGCTTGTCTGGTCCACCG GGCATTGATGGACCAAAAGGAGAACCTGGCACTCCCTGTGAGAAGGATCTT GTGCAGATCATAGCTGAACCAGGACCTCCTGGCGTCCCAGGTCTACCAGGTCCCCCAGGCCCTACG GGTCCTCAAGGAATACAGGGGCATAAG GGTCCCCAAGGAATTCAAGGACACAAG GGCTCAGATGGTGCAAAGGGTGCAAAAGGTGAAAGTGGTCATAAAGGTGAAAAAGGTGTCCCTGGGCCACAT GGTCCTGCTGGTACTCCTGGGCTTATTGGTTTACCAGGCACCAAAGGGGAGAAG GGAAAGCCAGGGGAACCAGGATTAGAT GGTTTCCCAGGCCtaagaggagaaaaaggagaaaaaagtgaGAGAGGAGAAAAG GGAGAAAGAGGACTTCCAGGTAGAAAAGGAGCAAAAGGGCAAAAGGGAGAGCCAGGGCCGCCTGGATTGGATCAGCCTTGTCCAGTG TTCATTTTTAAAGGGGAGCCAGGTTTACCTGAACTGGATGGTGTGGATATGCTCTGCCCTTTG GGACCAGATGGATTACCGGTACCAGGATGCTGGCACAAG
- the LOC114591309 gene encoding uncharacterized protein LOC114591309 isoform X19: MGEPGIPGGKGDAGIPGEPGIQGPKGEQGSIGPIGEKGNEGLPGPKGKQGSIGPMGDKGIDGKPGPKGEPGSPGPKGDKGKDGLPGPKGEPGSVGPMGEKGIDGLPGPKGKQGSVGPMGDKGIDGLPGPKGEPGSVGPMGDKGIDGLPGPKGEAGSVGPMGDKGIDGLPGPKGEAGSVGPMGDKGIDGLPGPKGEPGSPGPVGERGIDGLPGSKGEPGNIGPVGKRGMSGLPGPKGNRGSIGPTGERGMDGLPGPKGNPGSIGQTGEKGIKGQPGARGKRGSAGSVGERGIDGLPGPKGEPGSIGPMGEKGLDGLAGPKGEPGSPGPIGEKGIDGLPGPKGEPGGNGSVGDKCIDGLPGPKGEPGSPGPTGDKGIDGLPGPKGEPGSVGPMGEKGTDGLPGPKGEPGSVGPIGVNGINGLPGPKGEPGERGADGHIGPRGPPGLKGEQGDTVVIDYDGRILEALKAAGKLRLTGPPGPQGPPGPQGAPGPKGELGLPGPPGVDGEKGPKGSKGDQGSSGLIGQKGEKGDVGMGGLPGPKGLKGDQGNPGIAGERGETGEMGLSGPPGIDGPKGEPGTPCEKDLVQIIAEPGPPGVPGLPGPPGPTGPQGIQGHKGPQGIQGHKGSDGAKGAKGESGHKGEKGVPGPHGPAGTPGLIGLPGTKGEKGKPGEPGLDGFPGLRGEKGEKSERGEKGERGLPGRKGAKGQKGEPGPPGLDQPCPVFIFKGEPGLPELDGVDMLCPLGPDGLPVPGCWHKPQIEMEEKMKKKKKLQP, translated from the exons ATG GGTGAGCCTGGTATTCCAGGAGGAAAA GGTGATGCTGGAATCCCAGGAGAACCAGGGATTCAAGGGCCAAAG GGAGAACAAGGAAGTATTGGGCCCATAGGCGAGAAGGGCAATGAAGGACTACCAGGGCCAAAG GGAAAACAAGGAAGCATTGGCCCAATGGGAGACAAAGGCATAGACGGTAAACCAGGGCCAAAG GGGGAACCTGGAAGCCCTGGCCCAAAGGGAGACAAAGGCAAAGATGGTCTACCAGGGCCAAAG GGAGAACCAGGAAGTGTTGGCCCAATGGGAGAGAAAGGAATAGATGGTCTACCAGGGCCAAAG GGAAAACAAGGAAGCGTTGGCCCAATGGGAGATAAAGGAATAGATGGTCTACCAGGGCCAAAG GGAGAACCAGGAAGTGTTGGCCcaatgggagacaaaggaataGATGGTCTACCAGGGCCAAAG GGAGAAGCAGGAAGTGTTGGCCcaatgggagacaaaggaataGATGGTCTACCAGGGCCAAAG GGAGAAGCAGGAAGTGTTGGCCcaatgggagacaaaggaataGATGGTCTACCAGGGCCAAAG GGAGAACCAGGAAGTCCTGGCCCAGTAGGGGAGAGAGGCATAGATGGTCTACCAGGGTCAAAG GGAGAACCAGGAAACATTGGCCCTGTGGGAAAAAGAGGCATGAGTGGTCTACCAGGGCCAAAG GGAAACCGGGGAAGCATTGGCCCAACAGGGGAGAGAGGCATGGATGGGCTACCAGGGCCAAAG GGAAATCCAGGAAGCATTGGTCAGACTGGGGAAAAAGGCATAAAAGGGCAACCAGGAGCAAGG GGAAAACGAGGAAGCGCTGGCTCAGTGGGAGAGAGAGGCATAGATGGGCTACCAGGGCCTAAG GGAGAACCCGGAAGCATTGGCCCAATGGGAGAGAAAGGCTTAGATGGTCTAGCAGGGCCGAAG GGTGAACCAGGAAGCCCTGGTCCAATAGGAGAGAAAGGCATAGATGGTCTCCCAGGGCCAAAG GGAGAACCAGGAGGCAATGGCTCAGTAGGAGACAAGTGCATTGATGGGCTACCAGGGCCAAAG GGAGAACCTGGAAGCCCTGGCCCGACAGGAGACAAAGGCATAGATGGTCTACCAGGGCCAAAG GGAGAACCAGGAAGTGTTGGCCCAATGGGAGAGAAAGGCACAGATGGCCTTCCAGGGCCAAAG GGAGAACCAGGAAGTGTTGGCCCAATAGGAGTGAATGGAATAAATGGTCTACCAGGGCCAAAG GGTGAACCTGGTGAAAGAGGAGCAGATGGACACATTGGGCCAAGG gGTCCTCCAGGCCTGAAAGGAGAACAGGGTGATACAGTAGTAATTGACTACGATGGTAGAATCTTGGAAGCTCTCAAG GCTGCAGGGAAACTCAGATTGACG GGCCCGCCAGGTCCCCAGGGGCCTCCAGGCCCCCAAGGAGCTCCAGGACCAAAG GGGGAACTTGGATTGCCTGGCCCACCTGGCGTTGATGGAGAGAAG GGTCCTAAAGGTTCGAAAGGAGACCAAGGAAGCTCTGGACTCATAGgacaaaaaggagagaaaggagaTGTTGGCATGGGTGGTCTCCCA GGTCCGAAAGGATTAAAAGGAGACCAAGGAAACCCTGGAATagcgggagagagaggagagacaggAGAAATGGGCTTGTCTGGTCCACCG GGCATTGATGGACCAAAAGGAGAACCTGGCACTCCCTGTGAGAAGGATCTT GTGCAGATCATAGCTGAACCAGGACCTCCTGGCGTCCCAGGTCTACCAGGTCCCCCAGGCCCTACG GGTCCTCAAGGAATACAGGGGCATAAG GGTCCCCAAGGAATTCAAGGACACAAG GGCTCAGATGGTGCAAAGGGTGCAAAAGGTGAAAGTGGTCATAAAGGTGAAAAAGGTGTCCCTGGGCCACAT GGTCCTGCTGGTACTCCTGGGCTTATTGGTTTACCAGGCACCAAAGGGGAGAAG GGAAAGCCAGGGGAACCAGGATTAGAT GGTTTCCCAGGCCtaagaggagaaaaaggagaaaaaagtgaGAGAGGAGAAAAG GGAGAAAGAGGACTTCCAGGTAGAAAAGGAGCAAAAGGGCAAAAGGGAGAGCCAGGGCCGCCTGGATTGGATCAGCCTTGTCCAGTG TTCATTTTTAAAGGGGAGCCAGGTTTACCTGAACTGGATGGTGTGGATATGCTCTGCCCTTTG GGACCAGATGGATTACCGGTACCAGGATGCTGGCACAAG
- the LOC114591309 gene encoding uncharacterized protein LOC114591309 isoform X22 — MGEPGIPGGKGDAGIPGEPGIQGPKGEQGSIGPIGEKGNEGLPGPKGKQGSIGPMGDKGIDGKPGPKGEPGSPGPKGDKGKDGLPGPKGEPGSVGPMGEKGIDGLPGPKGEAGSVGPMGDKGIDGLPGPKGEPGSPGPVGERGIDGLPGSKGEPGSPGPVGERGIDGLPGPMGEPGSPGPVGERGIDGLPGAKGEPGNIGPVGKRGMSGLPGPKGNRGSIGPTGERGMDGLPGPKGNPGSIGQTGEKGIKGQPGARGKRGSAGSVGERGIDGLPGPKGEPGSIGPMGEKGLDGLAGPKGEPGSPGPIGEKGIDGLPGPKGEPGGNGSVGDKCIDGLPGPKGEPGSPGPTGDKGIDGLPGPKGEPGSVGPMGEKGTDGLPGPKGEPGSVGPIGVNGINGLPGPKGEPGERGADGHIGPRGPPGLKGEQGDTVVIDYDGRILEALKAAGKLRLTGPPGPQGPPGPQGAPGPKGELGLPGPPGVDGEKGPKGSKGDQGSSGLIGQKGEKGDVGMGGLPGPKGLKGDQGNPGIAGERGETGEMGLSGPPGIDGPKGEPGTPCEKDLVQIIAEPGPPGVPGLPGPPGPTGPQGIQGHKGPQGIQGHKGSDGAKGAKGESGHKGEKGVPGPHGPAGTPGLIGLPGTKGEKGKPGEPGLDGFPGLRGEKGEKSERGEKGERGLPGRKGAKGQKGEPGPPGLDQPCPVFIFKGEPGLPELDGVDMLCPLGPDGLPVPGCWHKPQIEMEEKMKKKKKLQP, encoded by the exons ATG GGTGAGCCTGGTATTCCAGGAGGAAAA GGTGATGCTGGAATCCCAGGAGAACCAGGGATTCAAGGGCCAAAG GGAGAACAAGGAAGTATTGGGCCCATAGGCGAGAAGGGCAATGAAGGACTACCAGGGCCAAAG GGAAAACAAGGAAGCATTGGCCCAATGGGAGACAAAGGCATAGACGGTAAACCAGGGCCAAAG GGGGAACCTGGAAGCCCTGGCCCAAAGGGAGACAAAGGCAAAGATGGTCTACCAGGGCCAAAG GGAGAACCAGGAAGTGTTGGCCCAATGGGAGAGAAAGGAATAGATGGTCTACCAGGGCCAAAG GGAGAAGCAGGAAGTGTTGGCCcaatgggagacaaaggaataGATGGTCTACCAGGGCCAAAG GGAGAACCAGGAAGTCCTGGCCCAGTAGGGGAGAGAGGCATAGATGGTCTACCAGGGTCAAAG GGAGAACCAGGAAGTCCTGGCCCAGTAGGGGAGAGAGGCATAGATGGTCTACCAGGGCCAATG GGAGAACCAGGAAGTCCTGGCCCAGTAGGGGAGAGAGGCATAGATGGTCTACCAGGGGCAAAG GGAGAACCAGGAAACATTGGCCCTGTGGGAAAAAGAGGCATGAGTGGTCTACCAGGGCCAAAG GGAAACCGGGGAAGCATTGGCCCAACAGGGGAGAGAGGCATGGATGGGCTACCAGGGCCAAAG GGAAATCCAGGAAGCATTGGTCAGACTGGGGAAAAAGGCATAAAAGGGCAACCAGGAGCAAGG GGAAAACGAGGAAGCGCTGGCTCAGTGGGAGAGAGAGGCATAGATGGGCTACCAGGGCCTAAG GGAGAACCCGGAAGCATTGGCCCAATGGGAGAGAAAGGCTTAGATGGTCTAGCAGGGCCGAAG GGTGAACCAGGAAGCCCTGGTCCAATAGGAGAGAAAGGCATAGATGGTCTCCCAGGGCCAAAG GGAGAACCAGGAGGCAATGGCTCAGTAGGAGACAAGTGCATTGATGGGCTACCAGGGCCAAAG GGAGAACCTGGAAGCCCTGGCCCGACAGGAGACAAAGGCATAGATGGTCTACCAGGGCCAAAG GGAGAACCAGGAAGTGTTGGCCCAATGGGAGAGAAAGGCACAGATGGCCTTCCAGGGCCAAAG GGAGAACCAGGAAGTGTTGGCCCAATAGGAGTGAATGGAATAAATGGTCTACCAGGGCCAAAG GGTGAACCTGGTGAAAGAGGAGCAGATGGACACATTGGGCCAAGG gGTCCTCCAGGCCTGAAAGGAGAACAGGGTGATACAGTAGTAATTGACTACGATGGTAGAATCTTGGAAGCTCTCAAG GCTGCAGGGAAACTCAGATTGACG GGCCCGCCAGGTCCCCAGGGGCCTCCAGGCCCCCAAGGAGCTCCAGGACCAAAG GGGGAACTTGGATTGCCTGGCCCACCTGGCGTTGATGGAGAGAAG GGTCCTAAAGGTTCGAAAGGAGACCAAGGAAGCTCTGGACTCATAGgacaaaaaggagagaaaggagaTGTTGGCATGGGTGGTCTCCCA GGTCCGAAAGGATTAAAAGGAGACCAAGGAAACCCTGGAATagcgggagagagaggagagacaggAGAAATGGGCTTGTCTGGTCCACCG GGCATTGATGGACCAAAAGGAGAACCTGGCACTCCCTGTGAGAAGGATCTT GTGCAGATCATAGCTGAACCAGGACCTCCTGGCGTCCCAGGTCTACCAGGTCCCCCAGGCCCTACG GGTCCTCAAGGAATACAGGGGCATAAG GGTCCCCAAGGAATTCAAGGACACAAG GGCTCAGATGGTGCAAAGGGTGCAAAAGGTGAAAGTGGTCATAAAGGTGAAAAAGGTGTCCCTGGGCCACAT GGTCCTGCTGGTACTCCTGGGCTTATTGGTTTACCAGGCACCAAAGGGGAGAAG GGAAAGCCAGGGGAACCAGGATTAGAT GGTTTCCCAGGCCtaagaggagaaaaaggagaaaaaagtgaGAGAGGAGAAAAG GGAGAAAGAGGACTTCCAGGTAGAAAAGGAGCAAAAGGGCAAAAGGGAGAGCCAGGGCCGCCTGGATTGGATCAGCCTTGTCCAGTG TTCATTTTTAAAGGGGAGCCAGGTTTACCTGAACTGGATGGTGTGGATATGCTCTGCCCTTTG GGACCAGATGGATTACCGGTACCAGGATGCTGGCACAAG
- the LOC114591309 gene encoding uncharacterized protein LOC114591309 isoform X14 yields MGEPGIPGGKGDAGIPGEPGIQGPKGEQGSIGPIGEKGNEGLPGPKGKQGSIGPMGDKGIDGKPGPKGEPGSPGPKGDKGKDGLPGPKGEPGSVGPMGEKGIDGLPGPKGKQGSVGPMGDKGIDGLPGPKGEPGSVGPMGDKGIDGLPGPKGEAGSVGPMGDKGIDGLPGPKGEAGSVGPMGDKGIDGLPGPKGEPGSPGPVGERGIDGLPGSKGEPGSPGPVGERGIDGLPGPMGEPGSPGPVGERGIDGLPGAKGEPGNIGPVGKRGMSGLPGPKGNRGSIGPTGERGMDGLPGPKGNPGSIGQTGEKGIKGQPGARGKRGSAGSVGERGIDGLPGPKGEPGSIGPMGEKGLDGLAGPKGEPGSPGPIGEKGIDGLPGPKGEPGGNGSVGDKCIDGLPGPKGEPGSPGPTGDKGIDGLPGPKGEPGSVGPMGEKGTDGLPGPKGEPGERGADGHIGPRGPPGLKGEQGDTVVIDYDGRILEALKGPPGPQGPPGPQGAPGPKGELGLPGPPGVDGEKGPKGSKGDQGSSGLIGQKGEKGDVGMGGLPGPKGLKGDQGNPGIAGERGETGEMGLSGPPGIDGPKGEPGTPCEKDLVQIIAEPGPPGVPGLPGPPGPTGPQGIQGHKGPQGIQGHKGSDGAKGAKGESGHKGEKGVPGPHGPAGTPGLIGLPGTKGEKGKPGEPGLDGFPGLRGEKGEKSERGEKGERGLPGRKGAKGQKGEPGPPGLDQPCPVFIFKGEPGLPELDGVDMLCPLGPDGLPVPGCWHKPQIEMEEKMKKKKKLQP; encoded by the exons ATG GGTGAGCCTGGTATTCCAGGAGGAAAA GGTGATGCTGGAATCCCAGGAGAACCAGGGATTCAAGGGCCAAAG GGAGAACAAGGAAGTATTGGGCCCATAGGCGAGAAGGGCAATGAAGGACTACCAGGGCCAAAG GGAAAACAAGGAAGCATTGGCCCAATGGGAGACAAAGGCATAGACGGTAAACCAGGGCCAAAG GGGGAACCTGGAAGCCCTGGCCCAAAGGGAGACAAAGGCAAAGATGGTCTACCAGGGCCAAAG GGAGAACCAGGAAGTGTTGGCCCAATGGGAGAGAAAGGAATAGATGGTCTACCAGGGCCAAAG GGAAAACAAGGAAGCGTTGGCCCAATGGGAGATAAAGGAATAGATGGTCTACCAGGGCCAAAG GGAGAACCAGGAAGTGTTGGCCcaatgggagacaaaggaataGATGGTCTACCAGGGCCAAAG GGAGAAGCAGGAAGTGTTGGCCcaatgggagacaaaggaataGATGGTCTACCAGGGCCAAAG GGAGAAGCAGGAAGTGTTGGCCcaatgggagacaaaggaataGATGGTCTACCAGGGCCAAAG GGAGAACCAGGAAGTCCTGGCCCAGTAGGGGAGAGAGGCATAGATGGTCTACCAGGGTCAAAG GGAGAACCAGGAAGTCCTGGCCCAGTAGGGGAGAGAGGCATAGATGGTCTACCAGGGCCAATG GGAGAACCAGGAAGTCCTGGCCCAGTAGGGGAGAGAGGCATAGATGGTCTACCAGGGGCAAAG GGAGAACCAGGAAACATTGGCCCTGTGGGAAAAAGAGGCATGAGTGGTCTACCAGGGCCAAAG GGAAACCGGGGAAGCATTGGCCCAACAGGGGAGAGAGGCATGGATGGGCTACCAGGGCCAAAG GGAAATCCAGGAAGCATTGGTCAGACTGGGGAAAAAGGCATAAAAGGGCAACCAGGAGCAAGG GGAAAACGAGGAAGCGCTGGCTCAGTGGGAGAGAGAGGCATAGATGGGCTACCAGGGCCTAAG GGAGAACCCGGAAGCATTGGCCCAATGGGAGAGAAAGGCTTAGATGGTCTAGCAGGGCCGAAG GGTGAACCAGGAAGCCCTGGTCCAATAGGAGAGAAAGGCATAGATGGTCTCCCAGGGCCAAAG GGAGAACCAGGAGGCAATGGCTCAGTAGGAGACAAGTGCATTGATGGGCTACCAGGGCCAAAG GGAGAACCTGGAAGCCCTGGCCCGACAGGAGACAAAGGCATAGATGGTCTACCAGGGCCAAAG GGAGAACCAGGAAGTGTTGGCCCAATGGGAGAGAAAGGCACAGATGGCCTTCCAGGGCCAAAG GGTGAACCTGGTGAAAGAGGAGCAGATGGACACATTGGGCCAAGG gGTCCTCCAGGCCTGAAAGGAGAACAGGGTGATACAGTAGTAATTGACTACGATGGTAGAATCTTGGAAGCTCTCAAG GGCCCGCCAGGTCCCCAGGGGCCTCCAGGCCCCCAAGGAGCTCCAGGACCAAAG GGGGAACTTGGATTGCCTGGCCCACCTGGCGTTGATGGAGAGAAG GGTCCTAAAGGTTCGAAAGGAGACCAAGGAAGCTCTGGACTCATAGgacaaaaaggagagaaaggagaTGTTGGCATGGGTGGTCTCCCA GGTCCGAAAGGATTAAAAGGAGACCAAGGAAACCCTGGAATagcgggagagagaggagagacaggAGAAATGGGCTTGTCTGGTCCACCG GGCATTGATGGACCAAAAGGAGAACCTGGCACTCCCTGTGAGAAGGATCTT GTGCAGATCATAGCTGAACCAGGACCTCCTGGCGTCCCAGGTCTACCAGGTCCCCCAGGCCCTACG GGTCCTCAAGGAATACAGGGGCATAAG GGTCCCCAAGGAATTCAAGGACACAAG GGCTCAGATGGTGCAAAGGGTGCAAAAGGTGAAAGTGGTCATAAAGGTGAAAAAGGTGTCCCTGGGCCACAT GGTCCTGCTGGTACTCCTGGGCTTATTGGTTTACCAGGCACCAAAGGGGAGAAG GGAAAGCCAGGGGAACCAGGATTAGAT GGTTTCCCAGGCCtaagaggagaaaaaggagaaaaaagtgaGAGAGGAGAAAAG GGAGAAAGAGGACTTCCAGGTAGAAAAGGAGCAAAAGGGCAAAAGGGAGAGCCAGGGCCGCCTGGATTGGATCAGCCTTGTCCAGTG TTCATTTTTAAAGGGGAGCCAGGTTTACCTGAACTGGATGGTGTGGATATGCTCTGCCCTTTG GGACCAGATGGATTACCGGTACCAGGATGCTGGCACAAG